Proteins found in one Amphiura filiformis chromosome 14, Afil_fr2py, whole genome shotgun sequence genomic segment:
- the LOC140170549 gene encoding uncharacterized protein, with translation MLDTLITRAHNGKLVFSVYRKSTHTDQYLNFSSHQPLEHKLGVIRTLTHRAKTLSSDNTLLEKELDHVKKSLSICGYTKWTWRKRDPKPRRSDTPSKGHVSLPYVQGVTEAINRKIRSAGVTVHVKPSNTIRSMVVSPKDKVKTLDRTGSIYQIQCKDCPSQYIGETERALGKRVSEHKREPSPVGGHMRSARHSFDPGEVKVLDSDSR, from the coding sequence ATGCTTGACACCCTAATCACTCGTGCTCATAACGGTAAGCTGGTCTTCAGTGTCTACCGCAAAAGTACCCATACCGACCAGTACTTAAATTTCTCCAGTCACCAGCCATTGGAACACAAGTTAGGAGTGATTAGAACTCTGACTCACCGCGCAAAAACTTTGTCATCGGACAACACTCTTCTTGAAAAAGAATTAGATCATGTCAAGAAGTCACTGTCCATATGCGGATACACCAAATGGACCTGGAGGAAACGGGACCCCAAACCTCGCAGGAGTGACACCCCCTCCAAAGGTCACGTCTCGTTACCCTACGTTCAAGGCGTGACGGAAGCGATAAACAGGAAAATCAGGAGTGCTGGTGTAACTGTTCATGTCAAACCCTCGAACACCATCAGGAGCATGGTGGTGTCGCCCAAGGACAAAGTAAAGACACTGGACCGTACGGGGTCCATCTATCAAATCCAATGTAAAGACTGTCCATCACAATATATAGGTGAGACTGAAAGAGCTCTCGGAAAAAGGGTTTCCGAACACAAAAGAGAGCCCTCGCCGGTTGGAGGACATATGAGATCTGCTAGACACTCCTTTGACCCTGGAGAGGTCAAGGTATTGGACAGCGATTCCAGGTGA